Proteins encoded in a region of the Vitis riparia cultivar Riparia Gloire de Montpellier isolate 1030 chromosome 7, EGFV_Vit.rip_1.0, whole genome shotgun sequence genome:
- the LOC117918232 gene encoding uncharacterized protein LOC117918232, which yields MEGDSMQLDSMDGVENESAKHFPPPCSSDIGDSFGDPQVHPRVGEEYQAKIPPLIEEYTHLQLTLKSAETEVKDDVSDSFLLGLPIPVIWPHDEAENTKQHALEFCGSQADAVHINGNSEFVKSVESQITSHSLDAEVFIDRLDTILHEKKMC from the exons ATGGAG GGGGATTCAATGCAATTGGATAGCATGGATGGTGTTGAAAATGAATCTGCCAAGCATTTCCCGCCTCCATGTTCTTCTGATATAGGTGATAGCTTTGGAGATCCACAGGTACATCCTCGAGTTGGAGAAGAGTACCAGGCGAAAATTCCACCTCTAATAGAAGAATACACTCACTTGCAGCTTACATTGAAGTCAGCTGAAACAGAGGTCAAAGATGATGTTTCAGACTCTTTTCTATTAGGATTACCCATCCCAGTCATATGGCCCCATGATGAAGCTGAAAACACCAAACAGCATGCATTGGAATTCTGTGGTAGTCAAGCTGATGCAGTTCATATAAATGGGAATTCAGAATTTGTAAAGAGTGTAGAAAGCCAAATCACCTCACACAGCCTGGATGCAGAAGTGTTTATTGATCGTCTGGATACCATATTACATGAGAAGAAGAT GTGCTAA